The Metallibacterium scheffleri region CAGGCGCGGCTCCCGCAGCAGCCCCAGGTGGTGGTGGCCTGCAGTTCATCATCATGATGGTGGTGCTGTTCGGCCTGATGTATTTCATGATGATCCGCCCGCAGATGAAGCGGCAGAAAGAACTCAAGAAGATGATTTCCGAGCTGGCCAAGGGCGACGAAGTCATCACCACCGGCGGCATGGTCGGGCGCATCGACGCCATGGACGAGAGCTTCATCAGCCTCGAGGTGGCGACCAACGTCACCGTGCGCATCCAGCGCCAGGCCATCTCCGCGGTGCTGCCCAAGGGCACGCTGAAGTCCTCTTGAACTCGCGTTGCGCCACGCGCTGGCGCGGCCCAGGTGGAACCCGATCATGAACGACTTTCCCCGCTGGAAATACTGGCTGGTGCTGGTGGTGCTGCTGTTCGGCATCCTGTATGCGCTGCCCAACGCATTCCGTCCGCAGGCCGCGGTGCAGATCCAGGGCAGCAACAGCAACCCGATCACGCCCGCGCTGCAGCAGCAGATCGCGCAGGACCTGCAGAAATCCGGCGTGCCCAGCCCCACCCCCGACCTGAAGGGCGAGCGCCTGTTGCTGCGTTTTCCCAACACCAACGTGCAGCTCAAGGCCTACACCGTGCTGCGCGATGCGCTGGGCGACAAGTACGTGGTGGCGGTGAACCTGGCCAGCTCGGTGCCCGCCTGGCTGCGCGCCATCGGCGCCAACGCCATGCCGCTGGGCCTGGATCTGCAAGGCGGCGTGCACTTTTTGATGCAGGTGGATGCCAACAGCGTGCTCGACCAGCAGATGCATCGCTATCTGGAAGACGTGCGCGACAGCCTGCGCGCCAAGAAGATCGACTATCGCAGCGTCGAGCGCCGCGGCAGCACGATCACCGTGGTGCTGAAGACCGCCGCCGCGCGTGACGCCGCGCGCACGCTGATCAATACCAACGAC contains the following coding sequences:
- the yajC gene encoding preprotein translocase subunit YajC, giving the protein MDFLIPSAHAAGAAPAAAPGGGGLQFIIMMVVLFGLMYFMMIRPQMKRQKELKKMISELAKGDEVITTGGMVGRIDAMDESFISLEVATNVTVRIQRQAISAVLPKGTLKSS